From a region of the Sebastes umbrosus isolate fSebUmb1 chromosome 10, fSebUmb1.pri, whole genome shotgun sequence genome:
- the ppp1r1c gene encoding protein phosphatase 1 regulatory subunit 1C isoform X2 — translation MEPSSPKKIQFAVPPLQGQLDPQAAEHIRRRRPTPATLQIYRQPGADVGDQNNASGDSQASDSSQRKQSTFAPPTMKGKLKSAVPEEEEEEEANLQDG, via the exons ATGGAGCCCAGCAGTCCCAAGAAGATCCAGTTTGCTGTACCTCCGCTGCAGGGACAGCTGGACCCACAGGCCGCTGAACAT ATCCGTCGCAGAAGACCGACTCCGGCCACTCTGCAGATCTACAGACAACCTGGAGcag aTGTTGGAGATCAAAACAACGCCAGCGGAGACTCACAG GCTTCAGACTCCTCTCAGAGGAAGCAGAGCACCTTCGCCCCGCCCACCATGAAAG gtAAGCTGAAAAGTGCCGTAcccgaggaagaggaggaggaggaagccaACCTTCAGGACGGCTGA
- the ppp1r1c gene encoding protein phosphatase 1 regulatory subunit 1C isoform X1 — translation MEPSSPKKIQFAVPPLQGQLDPQAAEHIRRRRPTPATLQIYRQPGADVGDQNNASGDSQASDSSQRKQSTFAPPTMKELQQGVEQHLLGAGLCDTDGQMSPITAQLYAHASLWANHNGPEEANGNEESLLIAANQERGVAESNSSGDLSRDNTKEASSPDSVSR, via the exons ATGGAGCCCAGCAGTCCCAAGAAGATCCAGTTTGCTGTACCTCCGCTGCAGGGACAGCTGGACCCACAGGCCGCTGAACAT ATCCGTCGCAGAAGACCGACTCCGGCCACTCTGCAGATCTACAGACAACCTGGAGcag aTGTTGGAGATCAAAACAACGCCAGCGGAGACTCACAG GCTTCAGACTCCTCTCAGAGGAAGCAGAGCACCTTCGCCCCGCCCACCATGAAAG AGCTTCAGCAGGGGGTGGAGCAGCACCTTCTGGGGGCGGGGCTCTGTGACACAGACGGCCAGATGAGCCCAATCACAGCGCAGCTCTATGCCCACGCCTCCCTGTGGGCCAATCACAATGGGCCAGAGGAAGCCAATGGGAATGAGGAGAGTCTGCTGATAGCAGCCAATCAGGAGAGAGGAGTGGCAGAGAGCAACAGTTCAGGGG ATTTGTCACGTGACAACACAAAGGAAGCGTCCAGTCCCGACTCCGTCTCCCGATAG
- the LOC119495241 gene encoding neurogenic locus Notch protein-like isoform X2: protein MNAVKEEEQDESGGLQSAGCTEDHNEDSPKQPKSNLTRCAACYNHKASMLARWGGDGESSSEAGDSGPEVDSESEPESSSSSSSCSEEDLPETLEDPEPEPGDAGSGGKDGGGRREEEEAPRRAPVVTCSSPVPHLTPLALLPRPHTVVSTLHLQVLSKNHHDDDGVHIVQQQLSGREEETTGGGGRGGGGYGGGGGEGVNGVTPPQPLQWQQAELQWQQQLSYQQQYQQQRAQHCCPLSAQGQMLPPSMHTRSVPHTLPVPHTLPVPHPSTLYTPLQANSAPHTHLHAPTQPPYWYWYSPYPYQTH from the exons ATGAACGCAGTGAAAGAGGAAGAACAGGACGAGTCTGGTGGACTTCAGTCTGCAGGATGCACTGAGGACCACAATGAAGACAGTCCAAAACAACCAAAG tctaATCTGACTCGCTGCGCCGCCTGCTACAACCACAAGGCGAGCATGCTGGCTCGCTGGGGGGGCGACGGCGAGTCCAGCTCAGAGGCCGGAGACTCGGGACCAGAGGTGGACTCGGAATCCGAGCCGGAgtccagctccagcagcagcagctgctctgaGGAGGATTTACCAGAAACACTTGAGGatcctgaacctgaacctggaGACGCCGGATCTGGAGGAAAAGATGGCGGCGGAcgacgagaggaggaggaggcgccTCGAAGAGCTCCAGTTGTCACATGTTCCTCCCCCGTTCCTCACCTCACCCCTCTGGCCCTGCTACCCCGCCCTCACACAGTCGTCTCCACGCTCCACCTGCAGGTGTTGTCCAAGAACCACCACGACGATGACGGTGTCCACATCGTCCAACAGCAGCTgtctgggagagaggaggagacgacaggaggaggaggaagaggaggaggaggttacggaggaggaggaggagaaggagtcAACGGTGTGACGCCTCCACAACCGCTGCAGTGGCAGCAGGCGGAGTTACaatggcaacagcagctgtcgtACCAACAACAATATCAGCAACAACGAGCTCAACACTGTTGTCCTCTCTCCGCTCAGGGTCAAATGTTACCACCATCCATGCACACACGTTCTGTTCCTcacacacttcctgttcctcacacacttcctgttcctCACCCCTCGACGCTCTACACCCCCCTACAGGCCAACAGTGCACCCCACACACATCTGCATGCACCCACGCAACCACCATACTGGTACTGGTACAGTCCGTACCCGTACCAGACCCATTAA
- the LOC119495241 gene encoding neurogenic locus Notch protein-like isoform X1 — protein MKEVISQTGGMNAVKEEEQDESGGLQSAGCTEDHNEDSPKQPKSNLTRCAACYNHKASMLARWGGDGESSSEAGDSGPEVDSESEPESSSSSSSCSEEDLPETLEDPEPEPGDAGSGGKDGGGRREEEEAPRRAPVVTCSSPVPHLTPLALLPRPHTVVSTLHLQVLSKNHHDDDGVHIVQQQLSGREEETTGGGGRGGGGYGGGGGEGVNGVTPPQPLQWQQAELQWQQQLSYQQQYQQQRAQHCCPLSAQGQMLPPSMHTRSVPHTLPVPHTLPVPHPSTLYTPLQANSAPHTHLHAPTQPPYWYWYSPYPYQTH, from the exons ATGAAAGAG GTAATTTCACAGACGGGAGGGATGAACGCAGTGAAAGAGGAAGAACAGGACGAGTCTGGTGGACTTCAGTCTGCAGGATGCACTGAGGACCACAATGAAGACAGTCCAAAACAACCAAAG tctaATCTGACTCGCTGCGCCGCCTGCTACAACCACAAGGCGAGCATGCTGGCTCGCTGGGGGGGCGACGGCGAGTCCAGCTCAGAGGCCGGAGACTCGGGACCAGAGGTGGACTCGGAATCCGAGCCGGAgtccagctccagcagcagcagctgctctgaGGAGGATTTACCAGAAACACTTGAGGatcctgaacctgaacctggaGACGCCGGATCTGGAGGAAAAGATGGCGGCGGAcgacgagaggaggaggaggcgccTCGAAGAGCTCCAGTTGTCACATGTTCCTCCCCCGTTCCTCACCTCACCCCTCTGGCCCTGCTACCCCGCCCTCACACAGTCGTCTCCACGCTCCACCTGCAGGTGTTGTCCAAGAACCACCACGACGATGACGGTGTCCACATCGTCCAACAGCAGCTgtctgggagagaggaggagacgacaggaggaggaggaagaggaggaggaggttacggaggaggaggaggagaaggagtcAACGGTGTGACGCCTCCACAACCGCTGCAGTGGCAGCAGGCGGAGTTACaatggcaacagcagctgtcgtACCAACAACAATATCAGCAACAACGAGCTCAACACTGTTGTCCTCTCTCCGCTCAGGGTCAAATGTTACCACCATCCATGCACACACGTTCTGTTCCTcacacacttcctgttcctcacacacttcctgttcctCACCCCTCGACGCTCTACACCCCCCTACAGGCCAACAGTGCACCCCACACACATCTGCATGCACCCACGCAACCACCATACTGGTACTGGTACAGTCCGTACCCGTACCAGACCCATTAA